From bacterium, the proteins below share one genomic window:
- a CDS encoding RHS domain-containing protein, translating to MTSRFSANFATSKGYRKKVTVPYFLWLGWRPLVLIVPEEAQGDDDTGDDDTVPATTFNVYAIHTDHLGTPLKMSNAEGDVVWEMDLDPFGKVYSLDEDVDEDDFSTVQSLRMPVTQSDDESQLLYVTSVGYYDSEVSKFESPVLKILPYSLYSVSVYAPFANDIINSRSNYKSGAKGGWGIRFGWDLVRDWVQDQYENWAAGCVNIRTNCQSACSDPGGVIEYNGVIYYDPNPFNDCEYPGSPDGAMMHCVCDCVRSVASWLCQVHLGCV from the coding sequence ATGACGAGCCGATTTTCCGCGAATTTCGCGACCTCGAAGGGGTACCGGAAAAAGGTGACTGTCCCGTATTTTTTGTGGCTCGGTTGGCGTCCGCTCGTGTTGATCGTGCCGGAAGAGGCGCAGGGAGATGACGATACGGGGGATGACGATACGGTTCCGGCGACAACGTTTAACGTGTATGCGATCCACACGGATCATTTGGGAACGCCACTGAAGATGTCGAACGCCGAGGGCGATGTCGTTTGGGAGATGGATTTGGATCCGTTTGGAAAGGTTTATTCGCTTGATGAGGATGTCGACGAGGATGACTTCTCAACGGTGCAATCTCTTCGAATGCCTGTAACACAGTCGGATGACGAAAGTCAATTACTATACGTCACTTCTGTTGGATATTATGACTCTGAGGTGTCTAAATTTGAGTCCCCCGTTCTAAAGATTTTGCCGTATTCATTATACTCGGTTTCGGTGTACGCCCCATTCGCCAATGATATAATTAACAGTCGTAGTAACTATAAGTCTGGCGCAAAAGGCGGCTGGGGCATAAGATTTGGCTGGGATTTGGTGAGAGATTGGGTACAGGACCAATACGAAAACTGGGCTGCAGGTTGTGTTAATATTAGAACTAATTGCCAATCGGCTTGCAGTGACCCTGGAGGCGTTATAGAGTACAACGGCGTCATATATTATGATCCCAATCCGTTTAACGATTGTGAGTATCCTGGCAGCCCCGACGGCGCGATGATGCATTGCGTCTGTGACTGTGTTCGTTCGGTAGCGAGTTGGTTGTGCCAGGTCCATCTGGGCTGCGTGTAG
- a CDS encoding MMPL family transporter, which produces MTPNVFVDVLLRARLFVIAIVVAVSCVAGYFVTKVEFENSMDIWFLEDDPTLVSYQKFQERFTADEVSVVGVFMDNVFTPENLERLARITDAVEHVPFAYRVLSLTNTDIARADGDLVEIGPLMERIPKTQAEADAIRDEAMSHHVIKGGLVSNDGKSAAVVIELHPDGADFAGKIAQTQGLRAIAKQEKGEGVDIRIAGSPAFDEAFYRLSKRDFMIFGPVTLVVVVICCFVVFRRLSSTLIPLSIVALAILWTFGFMGAVGLKINVITTALLGLLLAVGIAGSIHILSDYYQHLMAGFDPETAVRRTVLHMFAPVFFTSMTTAAGMLSLTISNLAPVSEFGWIAALGVTVSFVLSIAFIPVVLRLAKPPDPEFVERQKGGPVSSLLVRLGAITPRRSAWVLVISTLVLVSIGTGLFRLDIGANAMNYFKETQPVRVDTEVIDRGLGGSATIEHLITTPEDGMKDPQTLRRIDEFSRWLEAQPGVSKSVSIVDLLKDLNQTFHEGDPAYFAAPDSRALAAQLYLLLEGEDEFDSFVQDNYSAARVTSRVQLSRADELMDNGDNVENELLTKYNDDELKIVSTGFLKLMGDMEHYVLQSQIESFSIAFVVITAMMGLLLRSAKLGLFSMIPNLSPILLGLAFMGIAGIELDPGTVMIGSICLGLVVDDTVHFLVRLRRYLKAGKTIEEGVAATMNEAGRPIIVTSVLLACGFLVLTLGSFQPNVYFGLISAIIIMFALAADLLVLPATLQIIRPRI; this is translated from the coding sequence ATGACCCCCAATGTTTTTGTCGATGTCCTGCTGCGCGCGCGACTTTTCGTCATCGCCATCGTGGTCGCGGTGTCGTGCGTCGCCGGCTATTTCGTCACCAAGGTCGAGTTCGAAAACTCCATGGACATCTGGTTTTTGGAGGACGACCCGACGCTCGTTTCGTACCAAAAGTTTCAGGAGCGTTTCACCGCCGACGAGGTGTCGGTCGTCGGCGTTTTCATGGACAACGTCTTCACGCCCGAAAATCTGGAGCGCCTGGCGCGCATCACCGACGCGGTCGAACACGTGCCGTTCGCGTATCGCGTCCTGTCGCTGACGAACACCGATATCGCGCGCGCGGACGGCGACCTCGTCGAGATCGGCCCGCTCATGGAGCGGATTCCGAAAACGCAGGCCGAGGCGGACGCGATCCGCGACGAGGCGATGAGCCATCACGTCATCAAGGGCGGCCTCGTGTCGAATGACGGCAAGTCCGCCGCGGTCGTTATCGAGCTGCATCCGGACGGCGCCGACTTCGCGGGCAAGATCGCGCAGACGCAGGGACTCCGCGCGATCGCCAAGCAGGAAAAAGGCGAAGGCGTGGACATCCGCATCGCGGGCTCGCCCGCGTTCGACGAGGCTTTCTATCGCTTGTCCAAGCGTGACTTCATGATCTTCGGCCCGGTGACGCTCGTCGTCGTCGTGATCTGCTGCTTCGTCGTTTTTCGCCGCCTGTCGTCCACGCTCATCCCGTTGTCGATCGTCGCGCTCGCGATCCTGTGGACCTTCGGCTTCATGGGCGCCGTGGGCCTCAAGATCAACGTCATCACGACGGCGCTGCTCGGCCTTCTGCTCGCCGTCGGCATCGCGGGTTCCATTCATATCCTTTCGGACTACTACCAGCACCTCATGGCCGGGTTCGATCCGGAAACCGCCGTCCGGCGAACCGTCCTGCACATGTTCGCGCCCGTCTTTTTCACGAGCATGACGACCGCCGCGGGCATGCTGTCGCTGACCATTTCGAATCTCGCCCCGGTCAGCGAGTTCGGCTGGATCGCGGCGCTCGGCGTGACGGTCTCGTTTGTCCTGTCGATCGCGTTCATCCCCGTCGTGCTGCGGCTGGCCAAGCCGCCCGATCCCGAGTTCGTCGAGCGCCAGAAGGGCGGGCCGGTCAGTTCGCTCCTCGTGCGGCTCGGCGCGATCACGCCGCGACGCAGCGCTTGGGTGCTCGTGATTTCGACGCTCGTGCTCGTGTCGATCGGGACGGGACTGTTTCGCCTCGATATCGGCGCGAATGCGATGAATTACTTCAAGGAGACGCAGCCCGTGCGCGTGGACACGGAGGTCATCGACCGCGGCCTTGGCGGCAGCGCGACGATCGAGCATCTCATCACGACGCCCGAAGACGGGATGAAGGATCCCCAAACGCTGCGCCGCATCGACGAATTCAGCCGCTGGCTCGAGGCGCAGCCGGGTGTGTCCAAGTCCGTCTCCATCGTCGATCTGCTCAAAGACCTCAATCAGACGTTCCACGAGGGCGACCCGGCGTATTTCGCGGCGCCCGATTCGCGCGCGCTCGCGGCGCAGCTCTACCTGCTGCTGGAGGGCGAAGACGAGTTCGATTCGTTCGTGCAGGACAACTATTCGGCCGCGCGCGTCACCTCGCGGGTGCAGCTCTCGCGCGCGGACGAATTGATGGACAACGGCGACAACGTCGAAAACGAGCTGCTGACCAAATACAACGACGACGAGCTGAAGATCGTCTCGACCGGCTTTTTGAAGCTGATGGGCGACATGGAGCACTACGTCCTGCAAAGCCAGATCGAAAGCTTCTCCATCGCGTTTGTCGTCATCACGGCGATGATGGGCCTGCTTTTGCGTTCGGCGAAGCTCGGCCTGTTCTCGATGATCCCGAACCTCTCGCCGATCCTGCTGGGCCTCGCGTTCATGGGCATCGCGGGCATCGAACTCGATCCGGGCACGGTGATGATCGGCAGCATCTGCCTGGGGCTGGTCGTTGACGACACCGTGCACTTCCTCGTGCGCCTGCGCCGCTACCTCAAGGCGGGCAAGACGATCGAGGAGGGCGTCGCCGCGACGATGAACGAGGCCGGCCGGCCGATCATCGTGACGAGCGTGCTTCTCGCGTGCGGCTTTCTTGTCCTGACGCTCGGCAGCTTTCAGCCGAACGTCTATTTCGGCCTCATTTCCGCGATCATCATCATGTTTGCCCTCGCCGCGGACCTTCTCGTCCTGCCGGCGACGCTGCAGATCATCAGGCCGAGGATTTGA
- a CDS encoding B12-binding domain-containing radical SAM protein encodes MRKKVILVYPKTGWDVKNVSVLLPLAVMYLGRPLRRAGFDPVIVDQRVTHRWLDRIRSLISEGEVAAIGISCMTGEQVRFGLEAARAVRQAAPDLPIVWGGVHPSLLPIETARHPLVDYVVYGEGEDAFVELVQALGDDREPTGIGNVTYIDRHGEPVHGPVRPFMPLADVLVPDYDLVNVDDYITTQTLGERDLAVMTSRGCPSRCSFCYNVVYASRRWRAQPAEAVVEHFVTVAKRFGVNAILVKDDNYFVNKRRAVAIAEGMRRAGLKVTVRAECRADYISSRHYGEDVLNELAAAGFREMTVGAESGTEIGLNTLLKDITVDDIRVAARRLADAKIATKFTFMTGFPGETWENVLDTLKLMLELVATSPYARVTPLHLYAPYPGTPLYDQAVEAGWHAPESLDGWADVDFHNTDMPWLDDKMRRRLERMSVSTYFLDGRTMPEYFNNAPVMKMAARVYGAVVRYRARNNFFSFMPELRLMELYRRASA; translated from the coding sequence ATGCGCAAAAAAGTCATTCTCGTTTATCCGAAAACCGGCTGGGACGTAAAAAACGTCTCGGTTTTGCTGCCGCTTGCGGTGATGTACCTCGGCCGGCCGTTGCGCCGCGCGGGTTTTGACCCCGTTATCGTCGATCAGCGCGTCACGCATCGCTGGCTCGACAGGATTCGTTCGCTCATCAGCGAGGGCGAAGTCGCCGCGATCGGCATCTCGTGCATGACGGGCGAGCAGGTTCGCTTTGGCCTCGAAGCGGCGCGAGCGGTGCGCCAGGCGGCGCCCGATCTGCCGATCGTCTGGGGCGGCGTGCATCCCTCGCTGCTTCCGATCGAAACGGCGCGCCACCCGCTTGTCGACTACGTCGTTTACGGCGAGGGCGAAGACGCCTTCGTCGAACTGGTCCAGGCGCTCGGGGACGACCGCGAGCCCACGGGCATTGGCAACGTGACGTACATCGACCGGCACGGCGAGCCCGTGCACGGCCCGGTGCGTCCGTTCATGCCGCTCGCCGACGTGCTCGTTCCGGATTACGACCTCGTGAACGTGGACGACTACATCACGACGCAGACACTCGGCGAGCGCGACCTGGCGGTGATGACAAGCCGCGGTTGCCCGAGCCGGTGCAGCTTTTGCTATAACGTCGTGTACGCGAGCCGGCGCTGGCGCGCGCAGCCGGCCGAGGCCGTCGTCGAACACTTCGTGACGGTCGCGAAACGTTTTGGCGTCAACGCCATTCTCGTCAAGGACGACAACTACTTTGTGAACAAACGGCGCGCGGTGGCGATCGCCGAGGGCATGCGCCGCGCGGGGCTGAAGGTGACGGTGCGCGCGGAGTGCCGCGCCGACTATATCTCGTCGCGCCATTACGGCGAGGACGTGCTGAACGAATTGGCGGCCGCGGGTTTTCGCGAGATGACCGTCGGCGCGGAGTCCGGTACGGAGATCGGCCTCAACACGCTTCTCAAGGACATCACCGTCGACGACATCCGCGTCGCCGCGCGCCGGCTCGCGGACGCAAAAATCGCCACCAAGTTCACGTTCATGACGGGCTTTCCCGGCGAGACGTGGGAGAACGTCCTGGACACGCTGAAGCTGATGCTCGAGCTCGTGGCGACAAGCCCCTACGCGCGCGTGACGCCGCTGCACCTGTACGCGCCCTACCCCGGCACGCCCCTTTACGATCAGGCGGTCGAAGCCGGATGGCACGCGCCCGAATCGCTCGATGGCTGGGCGGACGTGGACTTCCACAACACCGACATGCCGTGGCTCGACGACAAAATGCGCCGGCGCCTGGAGCGCATGAGCGTTTCGACGTATTTCCTCGACGGGCGCACCATGCCCGAATATTTCAACAACGCGCCCGTCATGAAGATGGCCGCGCGCGTTTACGGCGCGGTGGTGCGCTACCGCGCCCGCAACAACTTCTTCTCGTTCATGCCCGAGCTTCGCCTTATGGAGCTCTATCGCCGCGCGAGCGCGTAG
- a CDS encoding 3-dehydroquinate synthase, which yields MTRTNAAKNARDGGACRRLPERGAPWPHPVYLDTGDVENAAVRLAAHARKAAPGARAAVVIARRVDRLRPEFFRAFAREYPDAALVRVNDSERTKTLSGMKTIFEKLIALELDRRALIVAVGGGVLTDMAGFAAAVYKRGIRWMAVPTTLTGQADAALGGKTGVDAAGAKNMIGSFHQPLATTLIPDFLRTLPAREMRAGLAEVLKTGMALNARIIDRVESNAGAILDADIGALAEAIRLTATEKMKVVARDPQDRGERAVLNLGHTVAHAVEAAGGFRRWRHGEAVTIGLLTAMRLAVTIGSMTEGDQARMTDLIRRLGMWPKATPRPGDLSRWLRMDKKYEGDWLTEVVPGPLGRYGLREMRPRDLVARELWSWRTNWEER from the coding sequence ATGACTCGAACAAACGCGGCGAAAAACGCGCGCGACGGCGGTGCGTGCCGCCGGCTCCCCGAAAGGGGCGCTCCGTGGCCGCACCCCGTGTACCTCGATACCGGCGATGTCGAAAACGCCGCGGTCAGGCTCGCCGCTCACGCCCGGAAGGCGGCGCCCGGCGCTCGCGCGGCTGTCGTGATCGCACGGCGCGTCGATCGGCTCCGGCCGGAATTTTTCCGGGCCTTCGCCAGGGAGTATCCGGACGCGGCGCTTGTTCGGGTGAACGATTCGGAAAGGACGAAAACCCTTTCCGGCATGAAGACGATCTTTGAAAAACTGATTGCCCTTGAACTCGATCGGCGGGCGCTCATCGTCGCGGTCGGTGGCGGGGTGTTGACCGACATGGCGGGATTCGCCGCGGCGGTTTACAAGCGCGGCATCCGCTGGATGGCCGTTCCCACGACGCTCACCGGACAGGCCGACGCGGCCCTCGGCGGCAAGACGGGTGTCGACGCCGCCGGCGCCAAGAACATGATCGGCTCCTTCCATCAACCGTTGGCGACGACGCTCATTCCGGATTTTCTCCGGACGCTGCCGGCGCGCGAGATGCGGGCCGGGCTCGCGGAGGTCTTGAAGACCGGCATGGCGCTTAACGCGCGGATCATCGACCGGGTCGAATCGAATGCCGGCGCGATCCTGGACGCCGACATCGGCGCGCTCGCCGAGGCGATTCGGCTGACAGCGACCGAGAAAATGAAGGTCGTGGCGCGCGACCCGCAAGATCGCGGCGAACGCGCGGTGTTGAATCTCGGACATACGGTCGCGCATGCCGTCGAGGCGGCCGGCGGATTTCGCCGCTGGCGTCATGGCGAAGCCGTGACCATCGGTCTTCTGACGGCGATGCGTCTGGCGGTTACGATCGGAAGCATGACCGAAGGCGATCAGGCACGCATGACGGATTTGATTCGCCGGCTTGGCATGTGGCCGAAAGCCACGCCCAGGCCGGGCGATTTGTCGAGATGGTTGCGTATGGACAAGAAGTACGAGGGCGATTGGTTAACCGAAGTGGTTCCGGGTCCCCTGGGACGATACGGACTGCGGGAAATGCGCCCGCGAGATCTGGTCGCAAGGGAGCTTTGGTCCTGGAGAACGAATTGGGAGGAACGATGA
- the pilQ gene encoding type IV pilus secretin PilQ: MLIIGRESGEGIRRVALAVALSLSLLFVSAAAAQDAGYVPLTPEFADKQFFGKKISMDYQDAEIKSVLRVISEVSGVNIIAGDDVAGKITIKLDNVPWDQALDMILKTKKLGMAREGNIIRVAPQTTLQSENTQALANEQARLMLEPLVLEMVPVSYADATDLSAQVRPILSSRGIVTVDKRTNVLVVKDIATNLEQAKKLIVNLDTQTPQVRIQARIVEASTDFTRELGVKWGGIYYADAAHGNPTGLTFPNSVRVTGANASGEQTGAQAQAGQQAVGSTAAGSRIPSVPNANYVVNLPAPIGLGAGGGVGITMGSVNDVVSLDLQLSAMENRGEGRVISQPSVTTLDNKKASITAGVSIPFQIRQQGETSLSFIEANLNLTVTPHVTNDKSIVMIIEIAKNAPNTAIPTSTGDPAIDKKEAKTETLVRNGETTVIGGIFSSEESRTELAVPWLSRIPILGFFFRDRKQTNSRSELLIFITPRIVQDKPVV; the protein is encoded by the coding sequence ATGCTGATCATCGGACGAGAGTCGGGCGAGGGAATTCGGCGCGTCGCGCTTGCCGTGGCGTTGTCGCTGTCGCTCCTGTTCGTCTCCGCGGCCGCGGCCCAGGATGCGGGCTATGTGCCGCTGACGCCCGAGTTCGCGGACAAGCAGTTCTTCGGCAAGAAGATCTCGATGGATTACCAGGACGCCGAAATCAAAAGCGTGCTGCGCGTGATCTCCGAGGTCTCCGGCGTCAACATCATCGCGGGCGACGACGTGGCCGGCAAGATCACGATCAAGCTGGACAACGTCCCGTGGGATCAGGCGCTCGACATGATCCTGAAGACGAAGAAGCTCGGCATGGCGCGCGAGGGGAACATCATTCGCGTGGCGCCGCAGACGACGCTTCAGTCCGAGAACACGCAGGCGCTCGCCAACGAGCAGGCGCGGCTCATGCTCGAACCGCTCGTGCTCGAGATGGTGCCGGTGTCCTACGCGGACGCGACCGATCTTTCCGCCCAGGTGCGGCCGATCCTGTCCTCGCGCGGCATCGTCACCGTCGACAAGCGCACGAACGTGCTGGTCGTCAAGGACATCGCGACCAACCTCGAGCAGGCCAAGAAGCTGATCGTCAACCTGGACACGCAGACGCCGCAGGTCCGCATCCAGGCCCGCATCGTCGAGGCCAGCACCGACTTCACCCGCGAACTCGGCGTGAAATGGGGCGGCATCTATTACGCGGACGCGGCGCACGGCAACCCGACGGGCCTCACGTTCCCGAACTCCGTGCGCGTCACCGGCGCGAACGCCTCGGGCGAGCAGACCGGCGCGCAGGCGCAGGCCGGACAGCAGGCGGTCGGATCGACCGCGGCCGGTTCCCGCATCCCGTCCGTGCCGAACGCGAACTACGTCGTCAACCTGCCCGCGCCGATCGGCCTGGGCGCCGGCGGCGGCGTTGGCATCACGATGGGATCGGTCAACGACGTCGTGTCGCTCGACCTGCAGCTTTCCGCAATGGAAAACCGCGGCGAAGGCCGCGTCATCAGCCAGCCGTCCGTCACGACCCTCGACAACAAGAAGGCGTCGATCACGGCCGGCGTGAGCATTCCGTTCCAGATCCGGCAGCAGGGCGAGACCTCGCTGTCGTTCATCGAGGCGAACCTGAACCTGACGGTCACGCCGCATGTGACCAACGACAAAAGCATCGTCATGATCATCGAGATCGCGAAGAACGCGCCGAACACGGCGATCCCGACCTCGACCGGCGATCCGGCCATCGACAAAAAGGAAGCCAAGACCGAAACGCTCGTCCGCAACGGCGAGACCACGGTCATCGGCGGCATCTTCTCGTCCGAGGAGTCGCGAACCGAGTTGGCGGTGCCCTGGTTGTCGCGCATCCCGATCCTCGGGTTCTTCTTCCGCGATCGCAAACAGACGAATTCGCGCAGCGAGTTGCTGATCTTCATCACGCCGCGCATCGTTCAGGACAAGCCGGTGGTATAA